The Nyctibius grandis isolate bNycGra1 chromosome 3, bNycGra1.pri, whole genome shotgun sequence genome window below encodes:
- the DCSTAMP gene encoding dendritic cell-specific transmembrane protein, whose amino-acid sequence MRTFVSIAQDAWGIFVSERKPGWKYLMQLFAVCSAVGFLSSFLLFLGMRFSLAHHPSGPLLISGFIWISLSIALSCFKHLRCFSVLFLLSCGLRNGRNALITAGTGVVVAGNIQNIFHNLKILADSITCHLEYEQFALIKYYVEAVKWIYEAAKLSTELSKSIVFLRHEFTPSYSISDDALKQELNDTKQEIQRVTNQISFMLTILPYIGQKVLPIVGICLASFGTGHFIKKFVGSHSAKFKNTYITKQFIAFDEHQKQQQRPCLLPLNRKERKDYVTIPSFCLTKKDRKNMQYFYLPLIIHLCIWLLFAAVDYLFYWLIISVNKHLQEVPDLEIQLSLFQQRNENSFIIGMREHIAKTDPFKISLFKHDCIPQPELTLSMTWIQLGVIVFFLIIFGLFSGLLTQLKILVSTSFYPDTEMKRIHYLHAKLLKKRAKLQGKTVKNVFARTVNFWFPILKAREAVRKKERSVANDNMV is encoded by the exons ATGCGAACATTTGTCTCCATAGCCCAGGATGCATGGGGAATTTTTGTATCCGAAAGGAAGCCTGGCTGGAAGTATCTGATGCAGCTTTTTGCAGTTTGCTCTGCAGTTGGCTTCCTCTCAAGCTTTCTCTTATTCCTTGGCATGCGCTTCTCCCTGGCACACCACCCTTCGGGTCCCTTACTGATTTCTGGATTTATCTGGATCTCGCTTTCTATCGCGCTCTCCTGTTTCAAACACCTGCGCTGTTTTAGTGTCCTGTTCCTTCTTTCTTGCGGGCTGCGAAATGGCAGGAATGCTCTTATTACTGCTGGCACAGGTGTCGTGGTGGCCGGCaacatccaaaatatttttcacaacCTAAAGATTCTGGCAGACAGTATAACTTGTCATTTAGAGTATGAACAATTTGCCTTGATAAAATATTATGTTGAGGCAGTAAAATGGATTTACGAGGCAGCCAAGCTTTCCACTGAACTATCTAAAAGTATAGTGTTCTTAAGGCATGAATTCACACCATCTTATTCAATTTCAGATGATGCATTAAAACAAGAGCTAAATGACACAAAACAAGAAATCCAGAGAGTTACTAACCAGATATCTTTTATGCTGACTATACTGCCCTACATAGGCCAGAAAGTATTGCCTATAGTGGGGATTTGTCTAGCTTCTTTTGGAACTGGCCACTTTATCAAAAAATTTGTGGGCTCTCACAGTGCCAAATTTAAGAATACTTACATCACAAAACAGTTCATTGCATTTGATGAGCaccaaaagcaacagcaaagacCCTGTCTTCTGCCacttaacagaaaagaaagaaaagattatgTGACAATCCCATCTTTCTGCCTCACaaagaaggacagaaaaaacaTGCAGTATTTTTATCTCCCTTTAATTATTCATCTTTGCATCTGGCTTCTGTTTGCTGCAGtagattatttgttttattggttaattatttctgtgaataaacATCTCCAAGAAGTACCGGATCTAGAGATTCAACTCAGCCTCTTTCAGCAA AGGAATGAGAACAGCTTTATCATTGGTATGAGAGAGCATATTGCAAAGACTGATCCTTTCAAGATCTCTTTGTTTAAGCATGATTGCATCCCTCAGCCTGAGCTTACTCTCTCCATGACATGGATCCAGCTTGGAGTCATCGTCTTCTTCTTAATCATTTTTGGGTTATTCTCCGGCCTCCTGACCCAACTTAAAATACTTGTGTCAACCTCATTTTATCCTGACACTGAGATGAAACGGATACATTATTTGCATGCAAAATTACTCAAGAAAAGAGCAAAGCTACAAGGGAAAACTGTGAAGAATGTGTTTGCTAGAACG gTCAACTTTTGGTTTCCAATACTCAAGGCAAGAGAGgcagtgagaaagaaagaaaggagtgTGGCAAATGACAACATGGTGTGA